A single Flavobacteriales bacterium DNA region contains:
- a CDS encoding alpha/beta fold hydrolase, with translation MKQILLFSIITVLFSCMKLDDIAFYNEPLPEYQLDGYDVELDFRLDSSYDVDNVHQFSVQSDEFNIAALYIGDLGQIDEDTIIVYCHGQSLHMDHYWQRAKLLANCGSNQRFGVLMFDYRGYGMSEGNPTEEGMYKDVRAVYQWLLDNGSNSNQIIVYGFSLGSAPATDLAAFGHNGDYPSKLILESPFASADFIAQESTLIEVSASYITSLEFDNANKIKLVYSPFMWLHGTDDDYVAITNGEAIIVNYPGNDSTYIRVEGALHGINGVPQTMGYDNYLNSIEKFITQ, from the coding sequence ATGAAACAAATTCTATTATTTTCGATTATTACTGTCTTATTTTCTTGTATGAAACTAGATGATATTGCTTTTTACAATGAGCCTTTGCCAGAATATCAGCTTGATGGTTATGATGTGGAATTAGACTTTCGCTTAGATAGCTCTTACGATGTAGATAATGTTCATCAGTTTAGTGTACAATCTGATGAATTCAATATTGCGGCTCTGTATATTGGAGATTTAGGTCAAATTGATGAGGATACAATTATAGTGTATTGTCATGGACAATCATTACATATGGATCATTATTGGCAACGTGCTAAATTATTAGCTAATTGTGGTTCAAACCAACGATTTGGAGTCTTAATGTTTGATTATCGAGGTTATGGTATGTCCGAAGGAAATCCAACGGAAGAGGGTATGTATAAAGACGTTAGAGCGGTTTATCAATGGCTGCTAGACAATGGCTCTAATTCTAACCAAATTATTGTATATGGCTTTAGTTTAGGTTCTGCTCCTGCTACTGACTTGGCGGCCTTTGGACACAATGGAGATTACCCTTCGAAATTAATTTTAGAATCCCCTTTTGCTTCGGCAGATTTTATAGCTCAAGAGTCTACACTTATTGAGGTTTCTGCTTCTTATATTACATCTTTAGAGTTTGATAATGCCAATAAAATTAAGCTAGTCTATAGTCCATTCATGTGGTTACATGGAACAGATGATGATTATGTTGCTATCACTAATGGTGAAGCAATAATTGTTAATTATCCAGGAAATGATTCAACCTATATTCGTGTTGAAGGAGCATTACATGGAATCAATGGCGTACCTCAAACAATGGGTTATGATAACTATCTTAATTCTATTGAAAAATTTATAACTCAATAA
- a CDS encoding polysaccharide biosynthesis tyrosine autokinase, with protein MNQSPNFDFNQFDSEDNFDFKKEFFKYLYFWKYFVGATFLFLVVAFLYLRYTSKVYSSAAKIKIIDKKESSLEMPTASELFSNSKINLENEIEVIKSYPILSRVAENLSLYISVISIGDIMESLTVEYPFEINLRIPIDSISNSNFRLNTTKEGFEILDFQNDETKYVFNGTSTYNLNHDLPFEIFNFDSKQFIDEDNEGYYIQFNTIDDVVTSLKKSIDISQIGKESDIVKLGFKSTSSDYAENILNELINVFNNDGVEDRQLIHKRTIDFVNDRYAYLSLELDSIEIAKQLYKADNNLVDFSANSAISLEQSFKSEEGIFSIENQMSVTKLLINTLGNAELELLPANMGIENVEINSLISEYNQTILERKKLVLSAGSNNPSIKQMDNLISDTRSNIIFSLQNHLFQLKNLKGKLSNQFNKYDSQVSNLPEKEKILRAIERNQEIKEALYLFLLQKREEAEVSYAVTEPSIKVVEYAISDQIPISPKTNTTYLGALLLGILLPFGVLYLMFLFNTKLYSKDDLIELNINAPVIAEIPEIDDAYKLLQSSNERSTLAESFRILTSNLNFIIPKNIEGGKVILSTSTVKGEGKTFSALNLALTYSSLNKKVLLIGADLHNPQIHKYLNFDKSISGLTNYLIDSSFNWKNALIKANSDLNCDILLGGAIPPNPAQLLSNGNIDKLLNEARAIYDYIIIDTPPSLLVSDTLSIAHLSDVVLFVTRCNHTDKEVLNFVKDTIDSGKVKNIGLILNGLGATNSYGYGYAYNYSYKYGYSYKYSYNYGYGYGYGSDDDDNPSS; from the coding sequence ATGAATCAATCACCAAATTTCGATTTTAATCAATTTGACTCAGAAGATAACTTTGATTTCAAGAAAGAGTTTTTCAAATATCTTTATTTCTGGAAATATTTTGTTGGAGCCACATTTCTTTTTTTAGTTGTAGCTTTCTTGTATTTGAGGTACACCTCTAAAGTATATAGCTCAGCTGCTAAAATTAAAATCATTGATAAAAAAGAGTCTTCATTAGAAATGCCTACAGCTTCTGAACTATTTTCTAATTCAAAAATCAATTTAGAAAATGAAATTGAGGTAATTAAATCCTACCCTATTCTTAGTCGTGTTGCTGAAAATTTAAGTCTTTACATTTCAGTAATATCAATTGGTGATATTATGGAGTCTCTCACGGTTGAATATCCGTTTGAAATTAATCTTAGAATACCAATTGACAGTATATCAAATTCAAATTTTAGATTAAACACCACCAAGGAAGGCTTTGAAATATTAGACTTTCAAAACGATGAAACTAAATATGTTTTTAATGGCACTTCAACCTATAATCTGAATCATGATTTGCCATTTGAAATTTTTAATTTTGATAGTAAGCAGTTCATTGATGAAGATAATGAAGGTTATTACATACAATTTAATACTATTGATGATGTAGTCACGTCACTTAAGAAGTCTATTGATATTTCTCAAATAGGAAAAGAAAGTGATATAGTAAAGTTAGGTTTTAAATCTACAAGTTCTGACTATGCGGAAAATATTCTCAATGAACTCATTAATGTTTTTAATAATGACGGTGTTGAAGACCGTCAGCTTATTCATAAAAGAACCATTGATTTTGTGAATGACAGGTATGCATACCTTTCCTTGGAATTAGACTCCATAGAGATTGCAAAGCAATTATATAAAGCAGATAACAATTTAGTGGACTTCTCTGCCAATTCTGCAATTTCCCTTGAACAAAGTTTTAAGTCTGAAGAAGGTATTTTTTCTATAGAAAACCAGATGTCAGTTACGAAGTTATTAATTAATACACTTGGTAATGCTGAATTAGAATTACTTCCAGCTAATATGGGTATTGAAAATGTAGAGATCAATTCCTTAATATCCGAATATAATCAAACTATTCTTGAGCGTAAAAAATTAGTTTTAAGTGCTGGTTCTAATAACCCATCCATAAAACAGATGGATAACCTCATTAGTGATACACGGTCTAATATCATTTTCTCTTTACAAAATCATTTATTCCAGTTAAAGAATTTAAAAGGCAAACTATCTAATCAATTCAATAAGTACGATAGTCAGGTATCTAATTTACCTGAAAAAGAAAAGATACTTAGAGCCATTGAGCGTAATCAAGAAATTAAAGAGGCATTATATCTATTTTTGTTGCAAAAGAGAGAAGAAGCAGAGGTTAGTTATGCCGTTACTGAACCCAGTATTAAAGTGGTTGAATATGCTATTTCAGACCAAATTCCTATCTCACCAAAAACTAATACTACTTATCTAGGCGCACTCTTGTTAGGGATATTATTGCCATTTGGTGTTCTGTATCTAATGTTTTTATTTAACACAAAACTATATTCAAAAGATGATTTAATCGAGTTAAATATTAATGCTCCGGTAATTGCTGAAATTCCAGAGATTGATGATGCGTATAAGCTCTTGCAATCATCTAATGAAAGAAGTACACTGGCAGAATCATTCAGGATTTTAACTTCTAACTTAAACTTCATAATTCCAAAAAACATTGAAGGTGGTAAAGTGATTTTATCTACCTCTACTGTAAAGGGTGAAGGCAAGACCTTCTCTGCTTTAAATTTAGCTTTAACATACTCTTCATTAAATAAAAAAGTACTATTGATAGGTGCAGATTTACACAATCCTCAGATTCATAAATATCTTAATTTTGATAAGTCTATTTCGGGTTTAACGAATTATTTAATTGATAGTAGCTTCAATTGGAAAAATGCATTGATAAAAGCTAATTCAGATTTGAATTGCGATATTCTATTAGGTGGAGCAATTCCTCCGAACCCAGCACAACTTTTGAGTAACGGAAATATAGATAAGTTGCTCAATGAAGCAAGAGCTATTTATGACTATATCATAATTGACACTCCTCCATCCTTGTTAGTGTCTGATACCTTGAGTATAGCTCATCTTTCAGATGTAGTTTTATTTGTGACAAGGTGTAATCATACTGATAAAGAAGTGCTTAATTTTGTGAAAGACACTATCGATTCTGGAAAAGTTAAGAATATAGGACTCATTCTAAATGGTCTCGGAGCTACAAATAGCTACGGTTACGGTTATGCTTACAACTACAGCTATAAATATGGTTATAGCTACAAATATTCCTATAACTACGGGTATGGCTACGGCTATGGATCTGACGATGACGATAACCCATCTTCTTAG
- a CDS encoding YqhA family protein: protein MPNFEHHFEKTLWSLRYIVILSVILSILASITLFIIGSWDIIHSIFFQNPLFNSDISNNNDLLFKIISSIDLFLIGIVLLIFGFGVYELFISEIDFAKGKFADSTLKIKSLDQLKNKIIKVIIIVLIVKFFEKILKLTPNFTSPNDILVFSLSILSICLGYFLINRK from the coding sequence ATGCCAAACTTTGAACATCATTTTGAAAAAACGCTATGGAGCCTAAGATACATTGTTATTTTATCGGTAATATTATCTATTTTAGCCTCAATCACATTATTTATTATTGGCAGTTGGGATATCATACATTCTATTTTTTTCCAAAATCCACTTTTTAATTCAGACATCAGTAACAACAATGATTTATTATTTAAAATCATTTCATCTATTGACCTATTTTTAATAGGTATTGTACTACTCATCTTTGGCTTTGGGGTTTATGAATTATTTATAAGTGAAATTGACTTTGCTAAGGGCAAGTTTGCTGACTCTACTCTGAAAATAAAAAGTCTAGATCAATTAAAAAACAAAATAATTAAAGTTATTATTATTGTCTTGATTGTTAAGTTTTTTGAGAAAATACTAAAATTGACTCCAAATTTCACAAGTCCAAATGACATACTAGTTTTTAGCCTTTCTATTTTATCTATATGTCTTGGTTACTTTCTTATAAACAGAAAGTAA